A genomic region of Porticoccaceae bacterium LTM1 contains the following coding sequences:
- a CDS encoding sigma-70 family RNA polymerase sigma factor — MVEFRGNPRETQQQALNRLYEEHHVALRKFLRARLGISQELDDIVQEVFARLAKIENLAELLPIGEEGSLSYLFRAANNLAINIERHKTVRNRYLDGEKLRMQSEEVHFDHTPERINLVREELSQIRNVIAGMNINTRQAFILNRFKQRTYKEIAKDMGVSVKQVEKYIQKALVIIRRAVSETQKVER, encoded by the coding sequence GTGGTTGAATTCCGAGGCAATCCTCGTGAAACGCAGCAACAGGCGCTGAACAGGCTCTACGAAGAGCACCATGTGGCGCTTCGCAAGTTTCTGCGAGCCCGGCTGGGCATCAGTCAGGAGCTGGATGATATTGTTCAGGAGGTGTTTGCCCGGTTGGCCAAGATCGAGAATCTTGCCGAGCTTTTGCCTATAGGAGAAGAAGGTAGCTTGTCGTACCTGTTTCGGGCGGCCAATAACCTGGCCATCAATATAGAACGCCACAAAACCGTCCGTAATCGCTATCTGGACGGAGAAAAATTGCGTATGCAATCTGAGGAGGTGCACTTTGATCATACGCCGGAGCGAATCAATCTGGTTCGAGAGGAGTTAAGCCAGATACGCAATGTAATCGCTGGTATGAACATCAATACCCGGCAGGCTTTTATTCTCAATCGGTTCAAACAGAGAACATACAAAGAAATCGCCAAAGATATGGGAGTTTCGGTAAAGCAGGTAGAAAAGTACATACAGAAAGCGTTGGTAATTATTCGCAGGGCAGTGAGTGAGACGCAGAAGGTAGAAAGATAA
- a CDS encoding TonB-dependent receptor has translation MKSQRRGFKKNRLMIGIASAIALTLSADLLAEPEKIMLDLKGQNAGKAILDLAAQTHTHIVLPDGVGVDLELPALKGEFTLASALDALLAGSGLVYEFLSSDSVIIKEDEVDNKKSDKQSQEVEEIVVTGSRIAQASSQLASNLITLDIDELRATGEVTLERALRQLPQNMFGASEVGGAVRGSFNSAQNLTGGSSINLRGLGSESTLVLIDGRRIGKSGIFGGISDISGIPLSSVDRVEIMLDGASSVYGSDAVGGVVNIILKKDYEGLELGYDFGKPQDGGFEEHILTLSGGFSWDSGRARVNFEHFSSSNLDFAERPERVAWSQFLAPAKIARSLGTFNSQPLFYQYSGQNYLPSELAALGLTPTSQGVVAVTQTVLPIGQDGSNLTAADFTALDAPINYNADSGNSLLPAKDRNTLRLGFDQELSLWNSDITLTGDIYYSAQDTYAATGGFELPMSLLASHPVNPFETDIGIYWSIPSLPDRHYQTESRVFRWNLGLDGSFADDWNWNLSIGQSRDKIDSLYFNEPIQLFDYFGTGAANVLSLIEEGELNLLGGDIDAVNTPEQLAALVGPPRPVQSTNKESTAEVSLNGPLFRLPGGDVHLAVGAQWREETLISAADVIVSQTGLGQGSSSLPQWAYTATEVSRSQHSAFAEILVPIVGENNAVPMIEKLTVTGSGRYDSYDQYGSDSTWSLGMIWSPDSQIRFKVNHATSYVVPTPKEALIPPNVFSSLPLFTFTIPVVDVNGFPTGQFEAASTLISGGNPDLRPETASSLSAGIEIEPDFIPGLSLSAIWHQTEYENRISGFDGRIGVLGPNYEERYPDNISRDEFGYLVLDYRAVNLASLDVSGIDYKLRYKFDTSIGEFLLNANVAYTDKWDKVSSPGAEVESVVKDAGFGTLYVIPELRYSANLGWYNRGLSINIDASKASDTTSRNPSVFLTQTEIRTSKTPLNLDLVASYNMEEGDLFQVADWLKDSTVSFRVLNLLDDHPEHKVTILETGEPDLIPEFNANLADPRGRMFYVSFTKRF, from the coding sequence ATGAAAAGTCAACGAAGAGGGTTCAAAAAAAATCGCTTGATGATTGGTATTGCATCGGCGATAGCGCTGACACTGTCGGCAGATTTGCTCGCAGAACCTGAAAAAATCATGTTGGACCTCAAAGGCCAGAACGCTGGCAAGGCGATTCTGGATTTAGCCGCACAAACACATACTCATATTGTTCTTCCAGATGGAGTTGGTGTTGATTTAGAACTTCCTGCTCTGAAAGGTGAATTTACTTTAGCCTCAGCCCTGGATGCCCTGTTGGCAGGAAGTGGCTTGGTGTATGAATTTCTGTCTTCTGATTCAGTGATCATAAAAGAAGATGAGGTTGATAATAAAAAATCAGATAAGCAGTCCCAAGAAGTAGAAGAGATAGTTGTAACCGGTAGTCGCATTGCACAAGCTTCCAGTCAACTGGCATCTAACCTTATCACTCTGGATATCGATGAACTTCGTGCAACCGGTGAGGTGACTCTGGAGCGCGCACTTCGTCAGCTGCCACAAAATATGTTTGGCGCCAGTGAAGTTGGAGGAGCGGTTCGCGGTTCGTTCAACAGCGCACAGAACCTGACCGGCGGCTCCAGTATTAACTTGCGTGGCTTGGGCAGTGAGTCCACATTGGTGTTGATCGATGGTCGGCGTATCGGAAAATCCGGCATTTTTGGCGGTATATCGGATATCTCAGGTATTCCCCTCAGTTCAGTCGATCGAGTGGAAATCATGCTGGATGGCGCCTCTTCAGTTTATGGGTCAGATGCCGTTGGTGGTGTGGTCAATATTATTCTCAAAAAAGATTACGAAGGATTAGAGCTGGGCTATGACTTCGGTAAGCCTCAGGATGGCGGGTTTGAAGAACATATTCTCACCTTGTCCGGCGGCTTCTCTTGGGATAGCGGCAGGGCGCGCGTCAACTTTGAGCACTTCAGCAGTAGTAACCTAGATTTTGCGGAGCGGCCAGAAAGGGTTGCTTGGAGTCAATTTTTGGCGCCAGCAAAAATCGCACGTTCGTTAGGTACTTTCAATAGTCAACCACTTTTTTACCAGTATAGCGGGCAGAATTATCTTCCATCTGAACTTGCAGCACTGGGCTTGACGCCAACATCTCAGGGTGTAGTTGCGGTCACGCAAACAGTACTACCTATTGGGCAGGATGGCAGCAACCTGACAGCAGCTGACTTTACAGCGCTGGATGCGCCGATTAACTATAATGCGGATTCGGGCAACAGTTTATTACCAGCGAAAGATCGTAATACATTACGGCTCGGTTTTGATCAGGAGCTTTCTCTATGGAATAGTGATATCACCTTGACCGGCGATATTTACTATTCAGCGCAAGATACATATGCAGCCACGGGCGGATTCGAATTACCTATGAGCCTGCTCGCATCCCATCCGGTCAACCCTTTTGAAACAGATATCGGTATCTACTGGTCTATTCCGAGCCTGCCGGATAGACACTATCAGACTGAAAGTCGCGTTTTTCGCTGGAACCTGGGATTGGATGGTTCTTTCGCTGATGATTGGAATTGGAATTTATCTATCGGTCAGTCGAGGGACAAAATTGATTCTCTGTATTTTAATGAGCCCATCCAGCTATTCGATTATTTTGGTACAGGAGCTGCTAATGTTCTTAGCCTGATCGAAGAAGGTGAGCTTAATTTGCTGGGTGGCGATATCGACGCTGTCAACACACCAGAACAACTGGCAGCGTTAGTGGGGCCCCCGCGGCCAGTACAGTCTACCAATAAGGAAAGTACAGCGGAGGTAAGCCTGAATGGTCCGCTCTTCAGATTACCCGGGGGGGATGTTCACTTGGCTGTTGGAGCCCAGTGGCGCGAAGAGACTCTCATTAGCGCGGCGGATGTCATCGTATCACAGACTGGGTTGGGGCAAGGCTCTTCAAGCCTTCCACAGTGGGCTTATACAGCAACAGAAGTGAGTCGTTCGCAACATTCGGCATTTGCAGAAATTCTAGTTCCTATAGTTGGGGAAAATAATGCTGTTCCCATGATTGAGAAACTGACGGTAACAGGATCAGGTCGCTATGATTCTTATGACCAATATGGCAGTGATTCCACCTGGTCATTGGGAATGATTTGGAGCCCCGATTCCCAGATTAGATTTAAGGTCAATCACGCCACCTCCTATGTGGTGCCCACTCCCAAGGAGGCACTGATTCCACCTAATGTTTTTTCAAGTCTACCGCTTTTTACCTTTACCATTCCGGTAGTTGACGTGAATGGTTTTCCGACTGGCCAGTTTGAGGCTGCATCCACCTTAATTAGCGGAGGTAATCCAGATCTACGACCAGAGACTGCCTCGTCACTTTCAGCGGGTATTGAGATAGAGCCGGATTTTATCCCGGGGTTGTCTTTGAGTGCCATCTGGCATCAAACCGAGTATGAAAACAGGATTTCTGGTTTTGACGGTAGAATAGGTGTCTTAGGTCCTAATTACGAAGAGCGTTATCCGGATAATATTAGCCGTGATGAATTTGGTTATCTGGTGTTGGATTATCGCGCAGTAAACCTGGCGTCTCTAGATGTCAGCGGTATTGATTACAAACTCCGTTATAAATTCGATACAAGTATTGGTGAGTTCCTTTTAAATGCGAATGTTGCCTATACCGATAAATGGGATAAAGTCTCCAGCCCGGGAGCAGAGGTTGAGAGCGTAGTTAAGGACGCTGGCTTTGGAACCCTTTATGTTATTCCGGAGTTGCGCTATTCGGCCAATCTGGGTTGGTATAACAGGGGGCTGTCGATCAATATTGATGCAAGTAAGGCCAGTGATACGACGAGTCGAAATCCGAGCGTCTTTTTAACCCAAACGGAAATCAGAACAAGTAAAACGCCTTTAAACCTTGATCTGGTTGCCTCCTATAACATGGAAGAAGGTGATCTGTTTCAGGTGGCAGACTGGCTGAAAGACAGTACCGTTTCATTCCGTGTTCTTAATCTTCTGGATGATCATCCGGAACACAAGGTTACCATACTTGAAACTGGTGAACCGGATCTTATTCCAGAATTCAATGCCAATTTGGCCGATCCCCGTGGCCGCATGTTTTATGTAAGTTTCACAAAACGCTTTTAA
- a CDS encoding sialidase family protein — translation MSKKSFFRKRTLVFILGIAALAVILSMKKPDADISSSNINTSNISVGPNVQVSAALPNIAHAEVIMCAHPTNPNHLLGVSMMESRKGDVTEPFQLVAYASHDGGKSWEFSIDSRANDVKAADPSCAYGRDGSIYISGMVFTAESRSDGDDEGASELHIYHSKDFGRTWLPPVIAPGSYGIDRMYTAVDNTKGEYDGRVYINGHLTKEVDEQGNHGDMLPILFHSEDHGKSFQSVRKSVGSALSGTLTEMVVMSDGTVGWLYNLTNKDRKSVTKFMSSDDGGESINHVVKLDTSGEVKLALDPGSNYFKDRLYLVWSRPVISLEGVPSTSHLVISHSDDKGKTWSVPRIVPGGDRAYMPNVVVNPQGVVGIMWYEGGEGDQQLTARVRFTASLDGGDTFQPAVWVDHVPGGRKIQSLSGSPVGYGAGKSHNINPADSQLNLSVVSSWLGHTSGLAADADGNFHPLWIDTRTGIPQVWTARVTVPIEAAPYGSPSLANFKDVTPLVEVQMEDVVFDFGSKRITANATLNNISDTTINGSIVVRALSWNSAIGEMEVIDADNKVKGHDAYWDFTKLIPEGGLIAGASTKNKTITLQFSELQINRYMPFLTFFSFQVIGDSVFSASKP, via the coding sequence ATGAGTAAAAAGTCATTTTTCAGAAAACGAACACTGGTATTTATTCTGGGTATCGCTGCATTGGCAGTGATTCTTTCCATGAAAAAACCTGATGCCGATATAAGTTCGTCAAATATCAACACGTCAAATATCAGCGTGGGACCCAATGTTCAGGTTAGTGCCGCACTGCCGAATATCGCACATGCAGAAGTAATTATGTGTGCTCATCCCACAAATCCAAATCACCTTTTAGGTGTTTCGATGATGGAGAGTCGAAAGGGTGATGTGACAGAGCCTTTCCAGCTGGTGGCATATGCATCCCATGATGGTGGAAAAAGCTGGGAGTTTTCTATCGATTCACGAGCAAACGATGTGAAAGCGGCTGATCCGTCATGTGCCTACGGACGTGATGGATCAATCTATATTAGCGGGATGGTTTTTACCGCAGAGAGTCGCTCAGATGGAGATGATGAAGGTGCTTCCGAACTCCATATTTATCATTCAAAAGACTTTGGCCGTACCTGGCTTCCGCCGGTAATTGCACCCGGCTCATACGGTATTGATCGTATGTATACAGCCGTTGACAACACCAAAGGCGAGTACGATGGACGTGTCTATATTAATGGACATTTGACGAAGGAGGTAGATGAACAGGGAAATCACGGGGATATGCTTCCCATATTGTTTCACTCCGAGGATCATGGAAAATCGTTTCAGTCTGTGCGAAAAAGCGTAGGCAGTGCACTGTCGGGGACGCTGACTGAAATGGTAGTCATGTCGGATGGTACCGTCGGCTGGTTATACAACTTGACAAATAAAGACAGAAAAAGTGTCACTAAATTTATGTCTTCTGATGATGGTGGAGAGTCTATCAATCATGTGGTCAAACTGGATACTTCCGGGGAAGTGAAATTAGCACTGGATCCTGGTAGTAACTATTTTAAAGACCGCCTATATCTTGTTTGGTCGAGGCCTGTTATTTCGCTAGAGGGGGTGCCATCAACCAGTCATTTGGTGATCTCTCACTCAGATGACAAAGGTAAAACATGGTCAGTGCCACGCATTGTTCCGGGTGGTGATCGGGCATATATGCCGAATGTGGTGGTAAATCCTCAGGGTGTAGTGGGCATCATGTGGTACGAGGGAGGCGAAGGTGATCAGCAGCTGACGGCGCGTGTAAGATTTACCGCTTCCCTGGATGGTGGCGACACATTTCAACCTGCTGTTTGGGTAGACCATGTGCCGGGCGGTCGAAAAATTCAAAGTCTATCGGGATCACCCGTAGGATATGGGGCGGGGAAATCACACAACATCAACCCCGCAGATTCACAATTAAATCTATCGGTTGTTTCCAGCTGGTTGGGTCATACCTCTGGTTTGGCTGCTGATGCGGATGGTAACTTTCACCCGCTATGGATAGATACTCGAACGGGTATCCCCCAAGTATGGACTGCCCGAGTTACAGTGCCGATAGAGGCTGCACCGTACGGTTCACCGTCACTGGCAAATTTCAAGGACGTTACGCCACTTGTAGAGGTTCAGATGGAGGACGTGGTATTTGATTTTGGGAGTAAGCGAATTACGGCAAATGCCACCCTCAATAATATTTCCGATACAACCATCAACGGATCGATTGTTGTTCGCGCATTATCGTGGAACTCCGCCATCGGTGAGATGGAAGTGATTGATGCGGACAATAAGGTAAAAGGCCACGATGCGTATTGGGATTTTACGAAGCTGATTCCTGAAGGCGGATTAATAGCAGGTGCTAGCACGAAAAATAAAACAATAACTCTTCAGTTTTCGGAACTTCAGATAAATCGATATATGCCATTCCTAACATTTTTCTCTTTCCAAGTCATTGGTGATTCAGTTTTCAGTGCAAGTAAACCGTAA
- a CDS encoding M14 family metallocarboxypeptidase — MTTNSSTYSVGTPGTPWGDNEKAQWLANQSVKRSYQDEVLSKLEPLSQHFVVEQYGALSCDPARYPLHIVKTRNWNNSKPTILVTGGVHGYETSGVQGAIRFLETVARDYEQHFNVVVAPCVSPWGYETINRWNPKALDPNRSFYSNSPAEEAAFLMAGISKLSANFALHIDLHETTDTDNSEFRPALAARDGIKQKNWNIPDGFYLVGDTEDPQPEFQKAVIESVEKVTHIAPPDDNGQYIGAPQEQWGVINYSAKKLGLCFGMTNARFRTTTEVYPDSPNVDDENCIQAQVAAVRGALKFLI, encoded by the coding sequence ATGACTACCAATTCCAGCACATATTCTGTTGGCACACCCGGCACTCCCTGGGGTGATAATGAAAAAGCACAATGGCTCGCCAACCAATCCGTCAAACGCTCTTATCAAGATGAAGTGTTAAGCAAACTGGAACCGCTGAGTCAACACTTTGTTGTTGAACAATATGGCGCGTTATCCTGTGATCCCGCCCGCTATCCACTACATATCGTAAAAACCCGAAACTGGAATAACAGCAAGCCCACTATATTGGTTACCGGTGGGGTGCATGGTTATGAAACCAGTGGCGTTCAGGGCGCAATTCGATTTTTGGAGACCGTCGCACGGGATTATGAACAGCACTTTAATGTGGTTGTAGCACCCTGCGTCAGCCCATGGGGATATGAGACGATTAACCGTTGGAATCCCAAAGCACTTGACCCTAATCGCTCTTTTTATTCGAATAGCCCTGCTGAAGAGGCTGCTTTTTTAATGGCCGGTATCAGCAAGCTTTCCGCCAATTTCGCTCTGCATATCGATCTGCATGAGACCACCGATACTGACAATAGCGAATTTAGGCCTGCCCTGGCGGCACGGGATGGCATTAAACAGAAAAACTGGAATATCCCCGACGGTTTCTACCTGGTGGGCGACACTGAAGATCCGCAACCTGAATTTCAAAAAGCTGTTATTGAGTCAGTGGAAAAGGTTACTCATATCGCACCACCGGATGACAACGGCCAATACATTGGTGCACCCCAGGAGCAATGGGGCGTGATTAATTATTCGGCAAAAAAACTGGGCCTGTGTTTTGGCATGACGAACGCCAGGTTCAGGACCACCACCGAGGTTTACCCTGACAGCCCGAACGTGGATGATGAGAACTGCATTCAGGCTCAGGTGGCTGCTGTGCGAGGTGCGCTGAAATTTTTGATTTAG
- a CDS encoding HlyD family efflux transporter periplasmic adaptor subunit: MRKEEKTLFRDEVLDAKKEGLLGQCLLIPPLRFKYFTGAIVTFVVVVCVFLCSFDYQRKESVKGYVCPDKGVTKIFSFTPGVFERIHVRNGDRVVKDEPLFSVYSDNYIGESGFVLEGLGATLLQERLNLEKKVAKLEEFRKSEKKRLEDKIASSRDELVHLEDQRKLYLESQDMAEKTQNDYKVLVEKKLISQARYLRYHESYLEKKKQLLKIDQQLLQGRSQLSDYQAELAQIDNSVDQRTADVQHQLHEIDQRILRNQADKRQVIKAPRSGVVTGIQVSEGAPSGLKTPLAAIIPEGSTMQAVIYVPSRAIGFIKPGQSVKLRYEAFPFQRFGLYGGEILDIAKSLYAPNELTHDPLGVQEPVYKVVVQLDQQFVFAYGEKYPLESGILLEADIVLDKRTLWEWLLDPLYSLQGRV, from the coding sequence GTGAGAAAGGAAGAGAAAACTCTGTTTCGGGACGAAGTTCTGGATGCTAAAAAAGAAGGTTTGCTGGGGCAGTGCCTCCTGATTCCACCGCTGAGATTCAAATATTTTACCGGTGCGATTGTAACGTTTGTAGTTGTTGTTTGTGTGTTTTTATGTTCGTTCGATTATCAGCGAAAAGAATCGGTGAAAGGGTATGTCTGTCCGGATAAGGGGGTTACGAAAATATTTTCGTTCACCCCTGGGGTATTTGAGAGGATTCATGTTCGGAATGGTGACAGGGTAGTTAAGGACGAACCGCTATTTTCCGTGTATTCGGATAATTATATTGGTGAAAGTGGTTTTGTTTTGGAGGGGCTGGGAGCGACCCTTCTACAGGAAAGGTTAAATCTTGAGAAAAAGGTGGCGAAATTAGAAGAATTTCGAAAGTCTGAAAAAAAACGTCTTGAAGACAAGATTGCTTCTTCCAGGGATGAGCTGGTGCACTTGGAAGATCAACGAAAACTTTATCTGGAAAGTCAGGATATGGCTGAGAAGACACAAAATGACTATAAGGTCCTTGTGGAAAAAAAGCTGATTTCTCAAGCTAGATATTTACGCTATCACGAAAGCTATCTCGAAAAGAAAAAACAGCTTTTGAAGATTGATCAGCAATTGCTGCAAGGGCGTTCTCAGTTGTCAGACTATCAGGCCGAATTGGCGCAAATTGACAATTCGGTAGATCAACGTACTGCCGATGTTCAGCATCAGTTGCACGAAATTGATCAACGAATACTAAGGAATCAAGCTGATAAAAGGCAGGTGATTAAAGCACCCAGAAGTGGTGTGGTAACAGGTATACAGGTTTCAGAGGGAGCTCCATCGGGGCTGAAGACCCCCCTCGCAGCAATCATTCCCGAAGGGTCGACTATGCAAGCGGTGATATATGTACCGAGCCGCGCCATTGGTTTTATCAAGCCTGGGCAGAGTGTCAAGCTTCGGTATGAGGCTTTCCCCTTTCAGAGATTTGGCCTTTACGGGGGGGAGATTTTGGATATCGCCAAGTCCCTTTACGCGCCAAATGAATTAACTCACGATCCGCTGGGAGTGCAGGAGCCTGTTTACAAGGTAGTGGTTCAGCTGGATCAGCAATTTGTGTTTGCCTATGGTGAAAAATACCCGCTGGAATCTGGGATTTTACTTGAGGCAGATATCGTACTGGACAAGCGCACGTTATGGGAGTGGTTACTTGATCCCCTGTACAGCCTGCAGGGAAGGGTGTGA
- a CDS encoding FecR domain-containing protein, which yields MDISKWKNIEQLASADVARMFSGELDDNKVERILKDRSRSVEYEALFLEILYADDAIDELADDPFLLSLVEKDNKKSELSVGAGSGQPGSAHWGAWPWLLAAACLVIVVSFVLYPLGTSIDDGSISRYVTRTGEQKVVTLPDGSVVTMNTGTQLLVDMEEGNERLVILGRGEAYFDVAADPDRPFSVKLDGRVVTVLGTEFNLSKQADGFTLAVVEGVVTVHRENEPASASALDAIAEIGQEVLVKESAQRRFKAGMAARFSVEHQSLTAFRPVDMARLIDWKSGVLRFENVPFNEVIMELNRYSAKKILIQDSSLMDLNVFASINIDDISGGLSALEQALPIKVVHQFDRIHIVSPKNSK from the coding sequence ATGGACATTTCAAAGTGGAAAAATATTGAACAACTGGCGTCAGCTGATGTGGCACGGATGTTTTCCGGAGAGCTGGACGACAACAAGGTTGAGCGTATTCTCAAGGATCGATCACGGTCTGTGGAGTATGAAGCTCTTTTTTTGGAAATACTCTATGCAGACGACGCAATTGATGAATTGGCAGATGACCCATTCTTACTCTCATTGGTAGAAAAGGATAATAAAAAGAGTGAGTTATCGGTCGGTGCTGGAAGCGGCCAGCCAGGGTCTGCGCATTGGGGAGCGTGGCCCTGGCTTTTGGCTGCTGCTTGTCTGGTTATCGTGGTTTCATTTGTGCTGTATCCATTGGGAACATCAATTGATGACGGGAGCATATCCCGGTATGTAACCAGAACAGGTGAGCAAAAAGTAGTTACATTGCCTGATGGCTCTGTAGTCACAATGAATACCGGTACACAGTTACTGGTCGATATGGAAGAGGGGAATGAAAGGCTTGTGATCCTCGGACGAGGAGAGGCTTATTTTGATGTTGCTGCCGACCCTGATCGGCCATTCAGCGTGAAATTGGATGGCCGCGTGGTAACTGTATTGGGAACCGAATTCAATCTTTCAAAACAGGCAGATGGTTTTACATTGGCTGTTGTAGAGGGGGTTGTAACCGTTCACAGAGAGAATGAACCTGCTTCCGCATCGGCGTTAGATGCAATTGCCGAAATTGGCCAAGAGGTGCTTGTTAAAGAATCGGCTCAGCGGCGTTTTAAGGCGGGTATGGCGGCCAGATTCAGTGTGGAGCATCAATCCCTGACAGCGTTCAGGCCTGTTGATATGGCTCGCCTGATTGATTGGAAGTCTGGTGTTTTGCGGTTTGAGAATGTTCCCTTTAATGAAGTGATTATGGAGCTCAATCGCTACTCCGCCAAGAAGATCCTGATACAGGATTCTTCATTGATGGATTTAAATGTTTTTGCGTCCATAAATATTGATGATATCAGTGGTGGATTGTCTGCTCTTGAACAAGCCCTGCCTATTAAGGTTGTTCATCAGTTTGATCGTATTCATATAGTTTCCCCTAAAAATTCCAAATAA
- a CDS encoding class I SAM-dependent methyltransferase, with the protein MNNQASQFIGSIPENYDKGLVPHIFDDFANDLVSLIVSHNPRAVLELAAGTGVVTRKLRDALTEHSTIVATDLNPPMLNVAQAKFSPDEQVRFEEVDATLLPYQDDSFDLITCQFGVMFFPDKEASYIEAHRVLKSGGRYIFNTWGSWERNAFAELAHNAVSDFFPEDPPQFYKVPFSYHDMEAIQQSLLCCGFDDVQFHPTPKTVRILSADLLAKGLVFGNPLYDEIVNRNGSPEAVYQALKTMIENTLGDQLRLFATTIEALKR; encoded by the coding sequence ATGAACAACCAAGCTTCCCAATTTATCGGCTCTATTCCAGAGAACTACGACAAGGGGCTGGTGCCCCACATTTTTGACGACTTTGCCAATGATCTTGTCAGCCTGATTGTCAGCCACAACCCAAGAGCGGTTCTGGAGCTGGCAGCCGGTACCGGTGTTGTTACCAGAAAACTACGTGACGCTCTAACTGAGCACTCCACAATAGTCGCAACCGATTTAAACCCTCCAATGCTGAATGTGGCCCAAGCCAAGTTCTCTCCCGATGAACAGGTCAGATTTGAAGAGGTAGATGCAACCTTATTACCTTACCAGGACGACAGTTTCGACTTGATTACCTGTCAATTTGGCGTAATGTTCTTTCCGGACAAGGAGGCTTCGTATATTGAAGCTCATAGAGTTTTAAAATCGGGTGGACGATACATATTCAACACTTGGGGTTCCTGGGAAAGAAATGCTTTTGCCGAATTGGCACACAACGCCGTCAGTGATTTTTTCCCCGAAGATCCACCACAGTTTTATAAAGTACCTTTCAGTTATCACGATATGGAAGCCATTCAACAGTCGCTACTCTGCTGTGGCTTTGATGATGTTCAATTCCACCCTACTCCTAAGACTGTTAGAATTTTATCTGCAGATCTATTAGCCAAAGGGCTTGTTTTTGGTAATCCGTTATATGACGAAATAGTCAATCGCAACGGTTCGCCTGAAGCTGTTTATCAGGCTCTGAAAACCATGATAGAAAATACACTGGGCGATCAGTTACGACTGTTTGCGACTACTATTGAGGCGTTAAAGAGATAG